In one Vibrio sp. VB16 genomic region, the following are encoded:
- the ruvB gene encoding Holliday junction branch migration DNA helicase RuvB, with protein MIEADRLIAPDNPVFKDEEVIDRAIRPKKLADYRGQDHVRNQMEIFIKAAQQRNEPLDHLLIFGPPGLGKTTLANIVANEMEVNIRTTSGPVLEKAGDLAALLTNLEENDVLFIDEIHRLSPMVEEILYPAMEDYQLDIMIGEGPAARSIKIDLPPFTLIGATTRAGSLTSPLRDRFGIVQRLEYYNVPDLQFIVQRSASCLNLSMEEDGALEVARRARGTPRIANRLLRRVRDYAEVKGNGHICSDIADKALDMLDVDHKGFDYMDRKLLLAIMEKFSGGPVGLDNLAAAIGEEKETIEDVLEPFLIQQGYLQRTPRGRIATERAYLHFGLETSN; from the coding sequence ATGATCGAAGCAGATCGCTTGATAGCACCGGATAATCCGGTATTTAAAGACGAAGAAGTCATTGACCGTGCTATACGGCCGAAGAAACTTGCCGATTATAGAGGGCAAGATCACGTGCGCAACCAGATGGAAATCTTCATTAAAGCGGCTCAGCAGCGTAATGAGCCATTGGATCATCTGTTGATTTTCGGCCCACCAGGTTTAGGCAAAACGACATTAGCCAACATTGTTGCTAACGAAATGGAAGTAAACATTCGTACGACTTCTGGCCCCGTGTTGGAAAAGGCGGGCGATCTAGCTGCGCTGTTAACCAACTTGGAAGAAAACGATGTTCTTTTCATCGATGAGATTCATCGACTGAGTCCAATGGTTGAAGAGATACTTTATCCGGCAATGGAGGATTATCAATTAGACATCATGATAGGTGAAGGGCCAGCGGCTCGTTCTATCAAGATAGATCTTCCCCCTTTTACTCTGATTGGTGCGACGACTCGTGCAGGGTCACTGACATCTCCTTTGCGTGACCGATTTGGAATCGTACAAAGGTTAGAGTATTACAACGTTCCTGACTTACAGTTTATCGTTCAGCGTAGTGCAAGCTGCCTTAACCTTTCAATGGAAGAAGACGGGGCGTTAGAGGTTGCTCGACGAGCACGTGGTACACCTCGTATTGCTAACAGATTGCTGCGCCGAGTAAGAGATTATGCGGAAGTTAAAGGTAATGGCCATATCTGTTCTGATATAGCGGATAAAGCACTAGATATGCTTGATGTTGATCATAAAGGTTTTGATTACATGGATAGAAAGCTCCTTCTTGCCATTATGGAAAAGTTTTCTGGTGGTCCAGTAGGTTTAGACAACTTAGCCGCTGCGATAGGTGAAGAAAAAGAAACCATCGAAGATGTTCTGGAACCTTTTCTCATTCAACAAGGGTATTTACAAAGAACCCCAAGAGGTCGAATTGCGACTGAGAGAGCGTATTTGCATTTCGGTCTCGAAACAAGTAATTAA
- the ruvA gene encoding Holliday junction branch migration protein RuvA: MIGRLRGILIEKQPPELLIEVSGIGYEVQMPMSCFYELPEIGAEATVYTHFVVREDAQLLYGFNTVKERALFREVIKANGVGPKLGLAILSGMTAAQFVSCVEREDISTLVKLPGVGKKTAERLVVEMKDRLKGWGAGDLFTPATDAAPSDNQLASHGKQSAKDEAVSALVALGYKPQQASTVISQVAKPDMISESIIREALKSMV; encoded by the coding sequence GTGATTGGACGCCTTCGTGGAATTTTGATTGAAAAACAACCACCTGAACTGCTCATCGAAGTGAGTGGTATTGGTTATGAAGTACAGATGCCAATGAGCTGTTTTTATGAGCTCCCTGAAATTGGCGCAGAAGCGACCGTGTATACCCATTTCGTTGTTCGAGAAGATGCCCAATTACTGTATGGTTTCAATACAGTAAAAGAACGTGCGCTTTTTAGAGAAGTTATCAAAGCGAATGGAGTGGGACCGAAACTAGGCTTGGCAATATTGTCGGGTATGACGGCAGCGCAGTTTGTTTCTTGTGTCGAACGGGAAGATATTTCAACGCTTGTTAAGCTACCGGGTGTGGGTAAAAAAACCGCAGAACGATTAGTCGTTGAGATGAAAGATCGTCTTAAAGGGTGGGGAGCCGGCGATTTGTTTACGCCCGCCACCGATGCGGCACCAAGTGATAACCAACTCGCTTCTCATGGTAAACAAAGTGCAAAAGATGAAGCGGTTAGTGCGTTAGTTGCCCTTGGCTACAAACCGCAACAAGCGTCAACGGTGATTTCTCAAGTCGCTAAACCAGATATGATAAGCGAATCTATTATTCGTGAAGCCTTGAAATCTATGGTGTGA
- the ruvC gene encoding crossover junction endodeoxyribonuclease RuvC has translation MIILGIDPGSRITGYGVIRQEGRQLSYLGSGCIRMSESDLAGKLKQIYAGVTELIIQFQPDEFAIEQVFMSKNADSALKLGQARGSAIVAAANTDLPVFEYSARSIKQAVVGTGAADKAQVQHMVKSILKLPAKPQADAADALGVAICHANTNKTLMALAGKATSAKKGRYR, from the coding sequence ATGATAATTCTTGGCATTGATCCGGGCTCGAGGATAACCGGTTATGGTGTGATACGACAAGAAGGCCGACAGCTCTCTTATTTAGGTAGTGGTTGTATCCGAATGTCAGAGTCTGATTTAGCAGGCAAATTGAAGCAAATATACGCTGGGGTAACAGAGCTGATTATTCAGTTTCAACCTGACGAGTTTGCGATTGAACAAGTCTTCATGTCAAAAAATGCGGATTCTGCGCTGAAACTTGGGCAAGCCAGAGGTAGCGCTATTGTTGCTGCTGCAAACACTGATTTACCGGTTTTTGAGTATTCCGCGCGTTCTATTAAACAAGCTGTTGTTGGTACCGGTGCGGCCGATAAAGCACAGGTTCAACATATGGTAAAAAGCATTTTGAAGTTACCGGCGAAACCTCAAGCCGATGCCGCGGATGCGCTGGGTGTTGCCATCTGTCACGCGAACACCAATAAAACGTTGATGGCATTAGCAGGTAAAGCGACCAGTGCGAAGAAAGGGCGTTATAGATAG
- the aspS gene encoding aspartate--tRNA ligase translates to MRTQYCGQLNKSLVGQTVELCGWVNRRRDLGGLIFVDMRDREGIVQVVVDPDMKDVFEVANLLRNEFCIKFTGEVRARPESQINKDMATGEVEVLATGLEIINRSEALPLDSKQNNSEEQRLKYRYLDLRRTEMSDNIKLRARASSFVRRFLDSNDFLDIETPVLTKATPEGARDYLVPSRVHKGSFYALPQSPQLFKQLLMMSGFDRYYQIVKCFRDEDLRADRQPEFTQIDIETSFMTADQVREVTEKMIREMWLELLDVDLGAFPVMSFSEAIRRFGSDKPDLRNPLELVDVADLVKDVEFKVFSGPANDEKGRVAVLCVPGGAKLSRKQIDEYGKFVGIYGAKGLAWMKVNDKAAGLEGIQSPVAKFLSEEVINGILDRTGAESGDIILFGADKANVVSEALGALRLKIGKDLELSHTAAWTPLWVIDFPMFEEDGEGNLHAMHHPFTSPLGVTAQELKENPASANSNAYDMVINGYEVGGGSVRIHSAEMQATVFEILGIEDKEQQLKFGFLLEALKYGTPPHAGLAFGLDRLAMLLCGTENIRDVIAFPKTTAAACLLTDAPSLANPASLEELAIVVKKATEKEA, encoded by the coding sequence ATGCGTACCCAGTATTGCGGTCAACTGAACAAGTCCCTTGTGGGACAAACTGTAGAACTTTGCGGATGGGTCAACCGTCGCCGCGATTTAGGCGGTCTAATCTTCGTTGATATGCGAGATCGTGAAGGTATTGTTCAGGTAGTAGTCGACCCAGATATGAAAGACGTATTTGAAGTTGCGAACCTACTAAGAAATGAATTTTGTATTAAATTCACTGGTGAGGTTCGCGCTCGTCCGGAAAGCCAAATCAATAAAGATATGGCGACGGGTGAAGTAGAAGTCCTTGCTACAGGGCTAGAAATCATTAATCGTTCTGAAGCGTTGCCATTGGATTCTAAGCAGAATAATTCAGAAGAACAACGTCTGAAGTATCGATACCTTGATCTACGTCGTACAGAAATGAGTGATAACATAAAGCTGCGTGCGAGAGCATCTAGCTTTGTTCGTCGCTTTTTAGACAGCAATGATTTTCTAGACATCGAAACCCCTGTGTTAACAAAGGCAACCCCAGAAGGCGCGCGTGATTATCTGGTACCAAGCCGTGTTCATAAGGGGAGTTTTTATGCGCTACCTCAGTCACCACAGTTATTTAAACAGCTTTTGATGATGTCTGGTTTTGATCGCTATTATCAAATCGTAAAATGTTTCCGAGATGAAGATTTACGTGCCGACCGTCAACCTGAATTTACTCAAATAGATATTGAAACGTCCTTCATGACCGCTGACCAAGTGCGTGAAGTGACCGAAAAAATGATCCGTGAGATGTGGCTTGAGTTGCTTGACGTTGATCTTGGTGCGTTTCCTGTCATGAGCTTCTCAGAAGCGATTCGTCGCTTTGGTTCTGATAAGCCAGATCTCCGTAACCCACTAGAATTAGTTGATGTTGCCGATCTCGTTAAAGATGTAGAATTCAAAGTATTCTCTGGTCCTGCAAATGACGAGAAAGGTCGTGTGGCCGTACTATGTGTACCCGGCGGTGCAAAACTGAGTCGCAAACAAATTGACGAATACGGGAAATTTGTTGGTATCTACGGTGCGAAAGGTCTTGCATGGATGAAAGTGAATGATAAAGCCGCTGGACTCGAAGGTATTCAGTCGCCAGTTGCTAAGTTCCTTTCTGAAGAGGTTATTAACGGTATTCTGGATCGAACTGGCGCTGAATCTGGCGACATTATTCTCTTTGGTGCCGATAAAGCCAATGTTGTTTCTGAAGCGTTGGGTGCACTTCGCTTGAAAATAGGAAAGGATTTGGAGCTGTCCCATACGGCGGCTTGGACGCCATTGTGGGTAATCGATTTCCCAATGTTTGAAGAAGATGGTGAAGGTAACTTACATGCTATGCATCACCCATTTACTTCGCCATTAGGGGTTACTGCGCAAGAGCTTAAAGAAAACCCGGCATCTGCGAATTCGAATGCTTATGACATGGTTATCAATGGTTATGAAGTTGGTGGTGGTTCCGTTCGTATTCACAGTGCTGAAATGCAGGCAACGGTATTTGAAATATTAGGTATCGAAGATAAAGAACAGCAGTTAAAGTTTGGCTTTTTGTTAGAAGCGCTTAAGTACGGTACGCCGCCACATGCAGGTTTGGCATTCGGTCTCGATCGATTGGCAATGCTTTTATGTGGTACAGAAAATATCCGTGACGTCATTGCCTTCCCTAAAACAACGGCAGCAGCGTGTTTGTTAACAGACGCACCAAGTTTGGCTAACCCTGCATCGCTTGAAGAGCTGGCAATTGTAGTGAAAAAAGCGACAGAAAAAGAAGCCTAA
- the cmoA gene encoding carboxy-S-adenosyl-L-methionine synthase CmoA, producing the protein MNNKDNIFSSPIDNIGNFSFDENVVEVFPDMIQRSVPGYSNIVSAIGMLAERFVKPNTVIYDLGCSLGASTLSIRRNIDQEGCKIISVDNSKAMVERCKLHVNAYRSDTPVEVIEADIRDITIENASMVVLNFTLQFLSPDDRQSLLENIYAGLRPDSILILSEKYVFEDQNSNSLLIDLHHDFKRANGYSELEVSQKRSAIENVLIPDSIPKHKERLQKIGFKNVEVWFQCFNFGSMFAIK; encoded by the coding sequence ATGAATAATAAAGATAATATTTTCTCATCTCCTATCGATAACATCGGTAACTTTAGTTTTGATGAAAATGTCGTAGAAGTCTTTCCAGATATGATCCAAAGGTCAGTTCCTGGGTACAGTAATATTGTGTCTGCTATTGGCATGCTCGCAGAACGCTTCGTCAAACCAAATACCGTCATCTATGACTTAGGGTGTTCTCTTGGTGCTTCTACTTTATCTATCAGAAGAAATATAGATCAAGAAGGCTGTAAGATTATCTCTGTTGACAACTCGAAGGCGATGGTTGAGCGTTGCAAATTACATGTTAATGCCTACCGTTCTGATACGCCTGTAGAGGTAATTGAAGCTGATATTCGAGATATCACGATAGAGAACGCCAGTATGGTCGTGTTAAATTTCACTTTGCAGTTCCTGTCTCCTGATGACCGTCAGAGCTTGCTCGAGAATATATATGCTGGACTGCGTCCGGATAGCATATTAATCCTGTCAGAGAAATACGTTTTTGAAGACCAAAACTCAAATAGTTTATTGATAGATTTACACCATGATTTTAAACGCGCAAATGGTTACAGCGAATTAGAGGTCAGTCAAAAACGCAGTGCTATTGAAAATGTTCTGATCCCTGACTCAATTCCAAAGCACAAAGAGAGACTACAAAAAATCGGCTTTAAGAATGTAGAAGTCTGGTTTCAATGTTTTAATTTCGGATCGATGTTTGCAATTAAATAA
- the cmoB gene encoding tRNA 5-methoxyuridine(34)/uridine 5-oxyacetic acid(34) synthase CmoB has translation MFNFANFYKLIAQDTALQPWLTILPQQLTDWQNAEHGDFERWLKALNKLPEGSPDNIDLKTSVSLSNNQPISDGEKKKLDNLLRTFHPWRKGPFTTHDIHIDTEWRSDWKWDRVLPHISPLKHRSVLDVGCGNGYHMWRMLGEGARLCVGIDPSHLFLVQFEAIRKLMGNDQRVHLLPLGIEQLPELKAFDTVFSMGVLYHRRSPLDHLLQLKNQLVAGGELVLETLVIDGDENAVLVPTGRYAQMRNVYFFPSAKALKKWLEKCGFEDVRIVDENITTTDEQRATDWMKHNSLPDYLDPQDPTRTVEGYPAPRRAILVARNPS, from the coding sequence ATGTTCAATTTTGCTAACTTCTACAAACTCATTGCTCAAGATACTGCATTACAGCCTTGGCTAACGATTCTTCCTCAACAGTTAACGGACTGGCAGAATGCTGAACATGGCGATTTTGAACGCTGGCTTAAAGCACTTAACAAGCTCCCCGAAGGGTCACCAGATAATATCGACCTGAAAACATCCGTTTCTCTTTCTAATAACCAACCTATATCCGATGGTGAAAAGAAAAAACTCGACAACCTATTGCGTACTTTTCATCCATGGCGAAAGGGGCCTTTTACGACTCATGACATACATATTGACACTGAATGGCGTTCAGATTGGAAGTGGGACCGGGTTCTTCCGCATATTTCCCCACTTAAGCATCGCTCTGTATTAGATGTGGGGTGCGGGAATGGTTATCACATGTGGCGCATGCTTGGAGAAGGTGCGCGTTTATGTGTAGGTATCGACCCTTCTCACCTGTTTCTCGTTCAATTTGAAGCCATACGCAAACTGATGGGGAATGACCAGCGAGTTCACCTGCTTCCTCTAGGTATCGAACAACTGCCTGAACTAAAGGCCTTTGATACCGTATTTAGTATGGGTGTTCTTTATCATCGTCGCTCCCCCCTTGACCATCTACTTCAATTAAAAAACCAACTCGTTGCTGGCGGAGAACTCGTTCTTGAAACCTTGGTTATTGATGGCGACGAAAATGCGGTTCTGGTTCCAACAGGCCGATACGCTCAAATGCGTAACGTCTATTTTTTCCCCTCTGCAAAAGCATTAAAGAAATGGCTAGAAAAGTGTGGGTTCGAAGACGTACGAATTGTGGACGAAAATATCACAACGACAGACGAGCAAAGAGCAACAGACTGGATGAAGCACAACTCTTTGCCTGATTATTTAGACCCGCAAGATCCAACCAGAACAGTGGAAGGCTATCCCGCCCCAAGACGAGCGATTTTGGTCGCGAGAAACCCGTCTTAA
- a CDS encoding ATP-dependent zinc protease family protein, whose protein sequence is MLKIAFSLIAMSLLAGCASTSSEKQNQLTLDAIKQSESNIANEIEILKLGLSNQSDYIASLETEVIGLQSKVNDLQHTETKRESTQKTPSNKRANDTQLKTSTTSPSNNLVVLGAIENIQLEKIEQRYSARIDTGSTTSSLNAINIKEFEREGKKWVRFNLSELETDIEGKNQIEAPIIRYANIRQPNSETVEKRAVIELWVKIGTINEKSEFTLANRSQMSHPVLLGREFIQDIALVDVSKTFLLSKPRKIHKN, encoded by the coding sequence ATGCTAAAAATTGCTTTTTCTCTCATCGCAATGAGCTTGCTCGCAGGATGCGCATCAACAAGCAGCGAAAAGCAGAACCAACTCACTCTAGACGCCATTAAACAATCGGAATCAAACATTGCCAATGAAATTGAAATCTTAAAATTGGGCCTCAGTAACCAGTCTGATTACATTGCCAGTTTAGAAACAGAAGTCATTGGACTGCAAAGCAAGGTTAATGATCTACAGCATACGGAAACGAAGCGTGAAAGCACCCAAAAAACGCCATCGAACAAGCGTGCTAATGATACTCAACTGAAAACCAGCACAACCTCACCCTCTAACAATTTGGTTGTTCTTGGTGCGATTGAAAACATTCAGCTAGAAAAAATTGAACAACGCTACAGTGCGCGAATCGACACTGGGTCAACAACCTCTTCTCTCAACGCTATCAACATCAAAGAATTCGAGCGTGAAGGGAAAAAATGGGTTAGATTCAATCTGAGTGAACTGGAGACTGATATTGAAGGAAAAAACCAAATTGAGGCCCCTATTATTAGGTATGCCAATATTAGGCAACCGAACTCAGAAACAGTAGAAAAACGTGCCGTGATCGAATTATGGGTAAAAATAGGCACAATTAACGAAAAATCTGAATTTACACTGGCGAATCGCTCACAAATGAGCCACCCTGTTTTACTAGGAAGAGAGTTTATTCAAGATATTGCTTTAGTTGATGTTAGTAAAACATTTCTTCTCTCAAAACCAAGAAAAATACATAAAAATTAG
- a CDS encoding inactive transglutaminase family protein gives MTSRIPFYFLIGLLIIGGIWLNVMRHDNYGVPWTPGEKRQVWDIEARIEFSGMGEPAKVSLAAPNTQSGYTLIDESASSPGYGIAYIHSDTGRRAEWSIRQADGSQTIYYKTQFLVDDQAKVEPFPPSDEPILKPTFDGPQEAAVKSIIEQASQRSADDVTFTRELIKRLNDSDSQSAALLLDQSSKAQIISKLLSFAGVHNKTVGVVYLEDGRRRQNINKMVQVWDGQDWMLFDPESGMQGKAEDALIWDESNVSLLDVVGGKNSQVHFSMIAQDISPKAATESKVSADNLLNFSIHSLPLEEQSMFKTIMLIPIGALIVVFLRVIIGLKTSGTFMPVLIAVAFVQTQLITGIVGFLLIVGTGLIIRSYLSKLNLLLVARISAVIITVILIISVFTVVAFRIGLTEGLSITFFPMIILSWTIERMSILWEEEGAKEVFLQGGGSLLTSVIVYLAMTNGYIQHMTFNFIGVQLLILAAILALGNYTGYRLTELRRFKPLAED, from the coding sequence ATGACGTCAAGAATTCCTTTTTATTTCCTTATCGGGTTGCTTATTATCGGTGGCATTTGGCTAAATGTTATGCGCCATGACAACTATGGGGTACCGTGGACACCAGGTGAAAAGCGCCAAGTATGGGACATTGAAGCTCGAATTGAGTTTAGCGGTATGGGCGAACCTGCCAAGGTTTCTCTTGCTGCACCAAATACACAATCTGGCTATACGTTAATAGATGAGTCGGCCTCATCTCCAGGTTACGGAATTGCCTACATTCATTCTGATACGGGTAGACGCGCTGAATGGTCGATACGTCAAGCAGATGGCTCACAGACTATTTACTACAAAACACAATTTCTTGTCGATGACCAAGCGAAGGTTGAGCCGTTTCCACCTTCAGATGAACCTATCTTGAAGCCTACTTTCGATGGCCCGCAAGAAGCCGCGGTTAAATCGATCATAGAGCAGGCATCACAGCGTAGCGCAGATGATGTCACTTTTACCCGTGAACTCATCAAAAGACTTAACGATAGTGATAGCCAAAGTGCCGCCCTACTGCTCGACCAGTCAAGCAAAGCTCAAATCATTTCGAAGCTTTTGTCTTTTGCAGGGGTTCACAATAAGACCGTGGGCGTCGTCTATTTAGAAGATGGTCGTCGTCGTCAAAACATCAATAAGATGGTGCAAGTGTGGGATGGTCAGGACTGGATGCTGTTTGACCCAGAGTCTGGTATGCAGGGCAAAGCAGAAGATGCGCTCATCTGGGACGAATCTAATGTCTCTTTACTTGATGTCGTTGGCGGAAAAAACAGTCAAGTACACTTCTCTATGATTGCACAAGACATCTCACCTAAAGCGGCAACTGAGAGCAAAGTAAGTGCTGACAATCTATTAAACTTCTCTATCCATAGCCTTCCATTGGAAGAGCAATCCATGTTCAAAACCATAATGCTGATTCCGATTGGCGCTTTAATCGTGGTTTTTTTACGAGTCATCATCGGCCTTAAGACATCCGGCACTTTTATGCCCGTGTTGATTGCTGTCGCATTTGTTCAGACACAGCTGATAACAGGTATCGTTGGGTTTTTACTGATTGTAGGAACCGGTTTAATCATCCGCAGTTATTTATCCAAACTTAATTTACTCTTGGTCGCTCGAATATCCGCGGTAATTATCACTGTAATATTGATTATTTCAGTATTCACAGTCGTTGCTTTCCGCATCGGTTTAACCGAAGGATTAAGCATTACCTTCTTCCCTATGATCATTCTTTCGTGGACGATTGAGCGCATGTCGATTCTATGGGAAGAAGAAGGGGCGAAAGAGGTATTCTTGCAAGGTGGCGGTTCCTTGCTTACATCGGTTATCGTTTACTTAGCCATGACCAATGGTTACATCCAACACATGACCTTTAATTTCATTGGCGTACAGCTGCTGATTCTCGCGGCTATCTTGGCGTTAGGTAATTACACGGGTTACCGCCTAACGGAATTGCGTCGCTTTAAGCCATTAGCGGAGGATTAA
- a CDS encoding alpha-L-glutamate ligase-like protein, whose protein sequence is MLGSFTSPFKLKDKGIMGMNTRNHSYIGRYNDRSKYPLVDDKLKTKIIAEQAGATTPALIGVIRQQAAVKKVHAMVKDWPGFVIKPAQGSGGKGILVVVSHKDGVYTKPSGATCNKQDVERHISNTLAGLFSLGGKNDVAVVENLIKFDDCFEGFSYEGVPDVRIIVFKGYPVMAMMRLSTSASDGKANLHQGAVGVGVDIATGKAVRAVQYDQPVTLHPDTGKELLTLQVPHWEKLLVLASSAWEMTGLGYMGTDMVLDKEEGPMVLELNARPGLAIQIANGAGLIPRLQHIESLGMPAEYPKPLERVLYAAKQFGVK, encoded by the coding sequence ATGTTAGGAAGCTTCACTTCCCCTTTTAAGCTAAAAGATAAAGGCATCATGGGAATGAATACAAGGAACCACAGTTATATTGGTAGATATAACGACCGTTCTAAATATCCATTGGTTGATGACAAACTGAAAACAAAGATTATCGCTGAGCAAGCCGGTGCAACTACACCGGCACTGATCGGGGTTATTAGACAACAAGCCGCGGTGAAGAAAGTCCACGCCATGGTTAAAGACTGGCCGGGGTTTGTTATCAAGCCAGCCCAAGGCAGTGGTGGTAAGGGCATACTCGTTGTCGTCTCTCACAAAGATGGCGTCTATACTAAGCCTTCCGGTGCAACGTGTAACAAACAAGATGTTGAAAGACACATAAGCAACACCTTAGCGGGCCTTTTCTCTTTAGGTGGCAAAAACGACGTGGCGGTAGTCGAGAATTTGATCAAGTTTGATGACTGCTTTGAAGGCTTTAGTTATGAAGGGGTACCCGACGTTCGCATTATTGTGTTTAAGGGCTACCCAGTAATGGCAATGATGCGTCTATCGACAAGTGCTTCTGATGGTAAGGCCAACCTTCACCAAGGTGCGGTTGGTGTGGGTGTGGATATTGCCACCGGAAAAGCGGTTCGTGCTGTGCAATACGACCAACCTGTGACACTTCATCCCGATACCGGAAAAGAACTTCTCACGTTACAGGTTCCCCATTGGGAAAAGCTACTCGTCTTGGCTTCGAGTGCATGGGAGATGACTGGGCTTGGTTACATGGGTACGGATATGGTATTGGACAAAGAAGAAGGCCCTATGGTGCTTGAACTAAACGCCCGACCTGGTTTAGCCATTCAAATTGCCAATGGAGCGGGTTTGATACCTCGGCTTCAGCATATCGAAAGCCTAGGTATGCCCGCTGAATATCCCAAACCATTAGAAAGAGTGCTCTACGCGGCTAAGCAATTTGGAGTGAAATGA
- a CDS encoding thymidine kinase, translating into MAQMYFYYSSMNAGKSTTLLQSSFNYQERGMNPVIFTAAFDDRYGVGKVSSRIGLQSDAHLFRQDTDLYAEIEKLNNEQKLHCILVDECQFLSKEQVYQLTEVVDKLNIPALCYGLRTDFQGELFEGSKYLLSWADKLVELKTICHCGRKANMVIRTDASGEPIAEGNQVAIGGNDLYVSVCRLHYKEALGK; encoded by the coding sequence ATGGCTCAGATGTATTTTTATTACTCGTCAATGAATGCGGGTAAGTCGACAACACTTCTTCAATCTTCATTCAATTATCAAGAACGTGGTATGAATCCGGTGATTTTCACTGCGGCTTTTGATGACCGATATGGTGTAGGTAAAGTCAGTTCCAGGATTGGTTTACAATCAGATGCTCATCTATTTCGTCAAGACACGGATCTGTATGCAGAAATTGAGAAACTGAACAACGAGCAAAAGCTGCACTGTATCTTGGTAGATGAATGTCAGTTCCTTTCAAAAGAACAGGTTTATCAATTAACAGAGGTGGTCGATAAGCTAAATATTCCTGCACTTTGTTATGGGTTGCGTACGGATTTTCAAGGTGAGTTATTTGAAGGAAGCAAATATTTACTTTCGTGGGCAGACAAGTTGGTTGAACTAAAAACCATCTGTCACTGCGGTCGTAAGGCGAATATGGTTATTCGTACTGATGCAAGCGGAGAGCCAATTGCGGAAGGTAATCAAGTGGCTATTGGCGGTAACGACCTATATGTCTCTGTGTGTCGACTGCACTACAAAGAAGCATTAGGAAAATAA